The following are encoded together in the Arvicanthis niloticus isolate mArvNil1 chromosome 11, mArvNil1.pat.X, whole genome shotgun sequence genome:
- the LOC143433734 gene encoding glucokinase regulatory protein-like, whose product MPGTKRYQHVIETPEPGEWELSGYEAAVPITEKSNPLTRNLDKADAEKIVQLLGQCDVEIFQEEGQIMPTYQRLYSESILTTMLQVAAKVQEVLKEPDGGLVVLSGGGTSGRMAFLMSVSFNQLMKGLGQKPLYQRPVEIFFP is encoded by the exons ATGCCAGGCACCAAACGATATCAGCATGTGATCGAGACCCCTGAGCCTGGTGAATGGGAG TTGTCAGGGTATGAAGCAGCTGTGCCAATCACAGAGAAGTCCAACCCACTGACCCGAAACTTGGACAAAGCAGATGCAGAGAAAATTGTTCAATTGCTGGGACAGTGTGATGTTGAGATATTCCAGGAGGAGGGGCAAATCATGCCCACCTACCAG CGACTGTACAGTGAGTCAATTCTGACCACCATGCTGCAAGTGGCTGCCAAAGTCCAGGAAGTTCTAAAG gaGCCAGATGGGGGCCTGGTAGTGCTGAGTGGAGGGGGAACCTCTGGCCGTATGGCGTTCCTCATGTCT GTGTCTTTCAACCAGCTGATGAAAGGTCTAGGACAAAAACCTCTTTACCAGAGACCAGTTGAAATCTTCTTCCCATGA